The sequence TCGTCCGCGAATTGAGAGATTTAAAGCTACAGAAGGCAGAACTTGAGCACCGTATCTCTGCTCTCGAAGCAAAGCTCCAAGATACCGCGGCGCTTGAACGGTCCATCGCCGTATCTAACGGTTGCACTGTTGTTCCAAAGGCGTCAGGGACAATTGAACACGGGCTTGAACATGGGCTGTCTCCTGATCAGATTTACCGTTACAGTCGCCAGTTGTTACTCCCTTCCTTTGGTGTTGAAGGTACTAACTTTACTCAAAAATGGATTGAGCTGAAATTTGAAAGCTTTGCATTGCATTGAGCTGAAAGTTGAAAACTTTGCTTTGGATTGAGCTTAAATTTGAAAACTTTGCATTGAATAGAGCGGAAAGTTGATACCTTTGCATTGCATTGAGATATTGTATATCTCAATCTGTTGACCTGTTCTTGTTCTATTTGTGTGTATGAATTTTAGCACAATCAAATCTCTTGAAGTCGTCGGTATTAGTCATCGGAGCTGGAGGGCTTGGTTCGCCTGCATTATTGTATCTCGCTGCTTGTGGCCTTGGTATGGTTTCACACTCTTAGCTCATAGTTCAATGGGATAGCCTCTCTATATacatctttttctttcttctgaAACCATTGATTATGATACGCTGATCATCTTATCGCTTTTATTCTTTCTAGGTCGACTGGGTATTATTGATCATGATGTTGTAGAACTCAACAATATGCATAGGCAGGTACGAGACTTGAGGAACAAAACTCATTTTGCAGCTCTTTCTTTATtgattttctctctctctttttggtttttatcATCTTACAGATAATACACACTGAAGCATTTATTGGTCACCCCAAAGTGAAatctgctgctgctgcttgTCGCTCGTAAACTCAAAACTCGCTTCAGAATTAATATATGCTTTAGTGTAGTACTGTCGTCGTCTATACCTTTTTTTGTCTAATCACTGTGTcttattcttctttttgtttacaGGATAAACTCGACAATCAAAATTGATGAATATGTGGAAGCTCTCCGCACATCCAACGCTCTTGAGATCCTCAGTCAGTATCCTTTAGATACCTAAACATGCTCTAGGAGGAAGGAAGGAAGTCTCATTTTATCTCTAACTCTCCAATCTCCATTAGCCTCCTCATTTAGAGTTTTGAATAGCTATTTGTTGCTAGTAACTGCCTAGTTTAGATATGATATCATAGTAGATGCAACAGACAATCCTCCAAGCCGTTACATGATCAGCGATTGTTGTGTTCTCTTAGGAAAGGTAAAGCTTCTGTTGAattctcctttttcttttccATCTTCTTTATTATAAAGTCATGGTCAGAAGCATTGACGTGTGATTCGTAAACAGCCTTTGGTGTCAGGTGCTGCGCTTGGAATGGAGGGGCAGGTATGTTAAAATATGACAAACGATATTATTGTGTTACATGTTAAGCTACGCATTAACACTTAGCTGTTATCTTGATATAAGCTAACGGTCTATAACCACAAAGGAGGCCCGTGTTACCGTTGCCTGTTTCCAACTCCTCCACCGACAACAGCGTGCCAAAGGTGTTCTGATAGCGGAGTTCTTGGAGTAGGTATGTGAATGGTTTCTTAACGCAACGCATGTCTCCACAATCTTCTTCGTTCTTGAAATGAAATTTTgcctttcttgtttttttagtTCCGGGTGTTATTGGCTGTCTACAAGCGCTAGAGACGATTAAGCTCGCGAGCTTGGTGGGAGAACCACTCTCTGAACGGATGCTTCTTTTTGACGCTTTATCAGCAAGAATCCGCATAGTAAagtctcatcttcttcttcttcttcttcattaaaCTCACTATACTACGGTACTAGAACCTAATAAGGTATAGTGTTTGCACAGGTCAAGATCAGAGGCAGGTCATCCCAGTGCACAGTGTGTGGAGACAATTCATCTTTCAATAAGCAGCAGTTTAGAGATTTTGACTATGAGGACTTCACTCAGTTTCCTTTATTTGCGGTATTGTTCTTTCCTCTCACACATTACTTTGTTTTCAACTACAGTTTCATTATATTTATCTGCACATAGGGCCCGTTGAATCTACTTCCCCAAGAATCAAGAATCACCAGCAAGGAGTTCAAGGAGATCCTTGAAAAGAAGGAACGACATGTTCTTCTCGATGTTCGACCTGCTCATCATTATAAGATTGTCTCTCTCCCGGATTCACTCAACATCCCTCTCGCAAACTTAGAGGCTCGGGTAGATGAGCTTACATCAGCTCTGAAAGAAAAACAAGAGGGACATGGTAACACCGGATCTTGCACAAGTCCGAGCCTCTACGTGGTGTGCAGGCGCGGGAATGATTCACAGAGAGCTGTTGAGTATCTTCGTGGTTGGGGTTTTGATTCAGCTAAAGATATAATTGGAGGACTGGAAGCTTGGGCAGCCGATGTCAACCCCAGCTTCCCTACTTACTAGAAATATGTATTTTACACTAGTTATGTCATGTGTCTGAACGACATTGTCACTTATCAAATTTATATTGGAAACCCTGTCTGAATTACATGTCACTTTCTTATCAAACCCATGTTGAAACCCTTTCTAAAATACATGCTGACTTTTAGATGTTATGATACATTGGTAGTTTGATTCGACATGTGAAACAAAGAATAGTGAATGATTCAATCTTCATACATTATACTAAACACGTTCAATTGGCCAAGAAGGATATAATGTAAGATCTTTATTGATGAGACAGTGAAGACTCAAAAACTGTGAGAATCAATCATAAGAAGCAAGGTTCATAGTTGGCTTGTGTAATGATTTGTCTAAAGCCTTTGGTTTTTGAGGAAAGGGAGAATAACACAAGAGCTGGATTACAAAGTTTTACTTGTTCTGGTTCTGGATGTTGTTCTCATGGGTGGTAGCTTCTTCCTCTTGCTCGTTAAACCTGCGCTTGAACTTGGCAATCTGACCGATGCTTTGAGCCAACTGACGCTTAGCACCAAAGTGATAGACTTTGCCAACATGGTGGATTCTAGTCATCATGACGTGCATCAATCTACCGCTCTGTGTCACATAAGAGATCCACTGCATCTGTGGGTGTATTCCTTTCTTCATTCTCCCAACAACTCTACAAAACAAAAGGCATTCATTTTGTTTAGATGAGACTCCAAATGAACAAAGTAATATATTGATCACTGTTAGTtaaggtttataaaatattcatgAATCAAGAAATGCCACACaatgcaaacaaacaaacaaaaaagaactCAATTTGAATTAAAACCTATATCAATAGCTGATTTcaaattaaacattttatcGAACATCTTCAAGGCGTGTACTTATTCAGGAAAATAGCCTCGATGGCATTAAACtcacgcaaaaaaaaaacaacagaaTCAGTGTTTCCTCATCGAGATCATTGGGTTTAGCTTAAATCGAATGGGACAAGAAGAATGAATAAAAAAACTTCAGAAGAACATCTAAAATGAAAAAACTGCGTATGAAGTGAataaataaagagagagagacagagaatgGTGAAGAGGCGCTTACGGTAGTAAAGGTATAAGCAGCTTTGAGAGTTATGGAGTTGGTTCTCTACCTCCGTGAATATCGTGATGCAGAGGAGGACGAGAATATGTCTTGCTCTTGCTTTGCCTCTCTCTTCCGAACAAGCccaaaggaaagaaaaaaaaggagttATGAGACCTTCTTATTCAATTAGAGTGTCAAAAAAAGTTAGAGACTAAGAGCAATGCATTCAATGTCAACAAAAGTTAATTTTGACTTCATTTTCAAATTATAACGTGGATTAAGATTACAAACCAAATACAACTGATGCTCCAGTTTTCGTGAGGGTGATGAGTACACGACCAAAGACTTAACAAGCCAATAATGGAAGCAACTAATAAAcatcataaacaaaaaaaaaccgtAAACGTTCAAACACAAGAATCGACAAGAGAGTTTAGTGACTGCTTATTTCAAAATAAGTCTTAAGAAGCTCCTCTCAATTAGATACAGCCTCTTCTTTCACTGAAATGCAACAATTCACTCTTATGAAGCCACCACTTATCGAACTCTCCTCTtcaagctcttcttcttcttcttcttcagcacTACAACCAATTGCTTCAAAGATCATGGTGTTAACTTCTTTGAACCTCTCCTCTGATAAAGAGACTTCAGCCAGTAGACTCCGCGCCTTCTCCTCCGTAGCTCCTTCGTAATCTTTTTTCCTCTTCAGCACCATGTGACCACTCATCTCCCACACCGCTGGATTCACTTGCGTATCCAACAGCTCTGAGCTAACTCCCCCTAGTGCCTGTTTCTCTGCATAACACtgcaaataaaaaacaaatcaaaacctgAGATTCTCAACAatattttatcttatgttttttgGAGTTGTTCTAACCTGAGGGAGAAGAAAGATCCGTTTTCCGGAATCAGAAATGAGAATGTTGAAAGAAATGTTGTTGTTCTGAAGGCAAACAGATGCGTTTGATACATCATCAGAGAGTTCTTTGATGGAGTTTCCACCTTCAAAGAGAAGACCTCTCACAGGATAACTCATGAGCTTTGAGATTCTGACGCCGTCATTGGTGGTAGTGATCTTCAATGAATGAGCCTTCTCTATTGGGAATGGCATTGCCAAGTAGTAAGCCTGTTacaacaaaactaaaaactggtattatttaaaataaaactaatttagATTAAGATTTGGTTTTCGTTTACCTGAAAGTGAAGATGGTTGATAGTAGCAAATGCACCTAAACTATTGTATCCAACCCGAAAATACGGATTAGCGGCTTCAACAGCCATGTGAAGAGCAAGCAAAAGGCTTTTGTGATCAATCCTTTGAGGCAAGCAATCAAGAACTCGAGGAATCAGCAACACATGTCCATACTCAATAGGACTCACCTGTTTATTTATTTGAGTTCAGTGCTAATTAGATAACTAGCTagcaagaaaagaaagagaccCCTCAAAGTAAAATGTTCCTTACATTGATTGCAACAACGTTTGGAGAGTTATCAACGTCTAAAGGCATATCAGCTTCAAACTGGAAAAGCAACTCTTCTCGACAAACTTTAGTGAAGTTGAATTTGTTAGCATCGAATGGTTGAAGAACTTTATCAACACGGAACTCTGTTGGCCTCTTCTTGAGATGACGACCTTCGTTTAGCTGCGCAATGAAACCGTACTTCCCCGGTATAACCTATGATAACCAAGTTGCCATCAACAATGTGAAGACAGAAACTTGAATCTTCAGCTCAGTAAGGAGATGGTATACCTTGGTTTCACAGGCTGTAACATCGTAACGAAATAGTCCTCTTTGAAACCGATCTTCCCACTAGAAAACATTCAAGTGTCTAATTAAATCAATTACTACACAAACTACTAATTAGTTTTAAGTGTTGAGCTTTGCAAATAACAACATTACCTCTCCAAGAAGTAAAGATTCGAGGAACGTTACATTCTCTTCCGCAGGTTTGCATGTATACAAAGGAAGTCTTTCCACTGAAACCAAACAACGGTCAGAGATTTGTCTAAACAAAAGTACAAACTTTCAGAGCTCCTAATAATGTGGTAGTATACCATTTATACAACACTTGCTAAGAATATTCCGACCACATCCttcgccttcttcttcttccgctGTCTCATCTTTTTGGTGATTCGACACAACTGTTGGAACCCTTTTGATCTTCAACAACATTCTCAATAAAAATGACAAAAGCTCTCCCCAAAGATTACAGATTAATAACTAACTAGAAAAAGGAAAGGAGGTGGACGGTGAAAGTGGAACCGCCTCCGGCAAGGAAGAGGAGATCGGAAGGACTGCCGCCTTCAGACGGCAGAGCTCCACGTCCTCCGTGCAGGGAAGGATTAGCAATGACTAAACAACCCTTCCGGAGGACATGAGAGCTCAATGGCCGTGATTTTATCCCGTATATACCCGTGATGAAATCACCTGTTACACCCCCCGGAGGTTTTCGCCGGAGAAGAAAACAGATTTTCACTAAAAGGATGGATTTTTCGATGTGGGTTTTAGAGATGGTAGATGATGAGACCAGACAAGAGAACCGAGAATCACGTgttgtgtgttgtgttgtgtaaGAGATAGATTTGAAGTTATGATTGATTTGGACATGTGGGTTTTAGTGTCCACGGGTTTTAGATCTCTTCTCACTTTCCTCGTTTTTGGGGTTTCTGCCCCGACGGTCGCTTTCCGGGTTGACCCGCTGACTCGCATCCACCAGAGCCGCCGTTTGTGGAGTCGGTTTTAAAGTTGGTCAATTTATTGACTTTTACCATGATGTCATCTATTTGACTATTCACCCACTATGAATTTAGTCAATATAAACACGGAAAAttctaaaaagaaataaaaacaataatgaTGACTTCCAATAGCACAAGTTTTGGTGATTTTAGAAGTTTAAGAtcatatttatttgaatattattattattgtaataTCTTAACTTTATatgtaataattaattatatattatgaaaatatattaaaatttgattataaTTGTTTGCGAGTAACTTTTTTCTATACTCTTAAactaatagtattttaaaaagtaaatttagttttttttttgtagagttcacaattttttattgttaatgactaaaatttcatagaaaatatcaaacatatgcattttacaaaaaaatatttttattttaaaactt comes from Brassica rapa cultivar Chiifu-401-42 chromosome A02, CAAS_Brap_v3.01, whole genome shotgun sequence and encodes:
- the LOC103851902 gene encoding adenylyltransferase and sulfurtransferase MOCS3, encoding MEANGGDSSEIVRELRDLKLQKAELEHRISALEAKLQDTAALERSIAVSNGCTVVPKASGTIEHGLEHGLSPDQIYRYSRQLLLPSFGVEAQSNLLKSSVLVIGAGGLGSPALLYLAACGLGRLGIIDHDVVELNNMHRQIIHTEAFIGHPKVKSAAAACRSINSTIKIDEYVEALRTSNALEILSQYDIIVDATDNPPSRYMISDCCVLLGKPLVSGAALGMEGQLTVYNHKGGPCYRCLFPTPPPTTACQRCSDSGVLGVVPGVIGCLQALETIKLASLVGEPLSERMLLFDALSARIRIVKIRGRSSQCTVCGDNSSFNKQQFRDFDYEDFTQFPLFAGPLNLLPQESRITSKEFKEILEKKERHVLLDVRPAHHYKIVSLPDSLNIPLANLEARVDELTSALKEKQEGHGNTGSCTSPSLYVVCRRGNDSQRAVEYLRGWGFDSAKDIIGGLEAWAADVNPSFPTY
- the LOC103851901 gene encoding uncharacterized protein LOC103851901, which produces MKKGIHPQMQWISYVTQSGRLMHVMMTRIHHVGKVYHFGAKRQLAQSIGQIAKFKRRFNEQEEEATTHENNIQNQNK
- the LOC103851903 gene encoding GDP-L-galactose phosphorylase 2 → MLLKIKRVPTVVSNHQKDETAEEEEGEGCGRNILSKCCINVERLPLYTCKPAEENVTFLESLLLGEWEDRFQRGLFRYDVTACETKVIPGKYGFIAQLNEGRHLKKRPTEFRVDKVLQPFDANKFNFTKVCREELLFQFEADMPLDVDNSPNVVAINVSPIEYGHVLLIPRVLDCLPQRIDHKSLLLALHMAVEAANPYFRVGYNSLGAFATINHLHFQAYYLAMPFPIEKAHSLKITTTNDGVRISKLMSYPVRGLLFEGGNSIKELSDDVSNASVCLQNNNISFNILISDSGKRIFLLPQCYAEKQALGGVSSELLDTQVNPAVWEMSGHMVLKRKKDYEGATEEKARSLLAEVSLSEERFKEVNTMIFEAIGCSAEEEEEEELEEESSISGGFIRVNCCISVKEEAVSN